Proteins encoded by one window of Salvia splendens isolate huo1 chromosome 5, SspV2, whole genome shotgun sequence:
- the LOC121802090 gene encoding uncharacterized protein LOC121802090, translating to MDFHLHGGSPSSTSSSSSHHRQHTTNNGHSSDPMHSWWESISRARSRIHLLSSLLPSSPHHDPLSSLADTDRPARSLLLSSSAYSLLSSALSAPSSGSADDTVCHWLYDTYLSSDPDLRLVVLSTLPLLASVYLHRIHHPDSEAPSSLSGFEAVILALYTSETKSRNGKAVTVTIPDLSQPSLYHAPRNNPNSSSPNSNPSTPSIGVISPPLEPQMVVKSTKRACIVGVALDCYYKQISQMPSWSKLDLCNFAAVWAGLDCPCTSEFDGKPENFVEKNDERRENGFGDDIRVEPDEIAHVVVERVKNLEIENGNSAEIDEEDFRIPLPWELLQPVLRILGHCLLGPLNADEVKDAASVAVRRLYARASHDLAPRAILATRSLIQLDKGTREAANAAAAAAANGTGSNVNTPSKAKKPEMLLVSK from the coding sequence atggACTTCCACCTCCACGGCGGTTCCCCTTCCTCcacctcctcttcctcctcccaCCACCGCCAACACACCACCAACAATGGCCACTCCTCCGACCCTATGCACTCCTGGTGGGAGTCCATCTCCAGAGCCCGCTCCCGCATCCAccttctctcctctctcctccCTTCCTCCCCCCACCACGACCCCCTCTCCTCCCTCGCCGACACCGACCGCCCCGCCCGCTCCCTCCTCCTCTCCTCGTCCGCCTACTCTCTCCTCTCCTCCGCCCTCTCCGCCCCCTCCTCCGGCTCCGCCGACGACACCGTCTGCCACTGGCTCTACGACACCTACCTCTCCTCCGACCCCGATCTCCGCCTCGTCGTCCTCTCCACACTCCCGCTCCTCGCCTCCGTCTACCTTCACCGGATCCACCACCCCGACTCCGAAGCTCCGAGTTCCCTCTCCGGCTTCGAGGCCGTCATCTTAGCGCTCTACACTTCCGAGACGAAATCGCGCAACGGCAAGGCAGTCACCGTCACCATCCCCGATCTATCGCAGCCGTCGCTCTATCACGCTCCGCGCAACAACCCTAACTCGTCCAGCCCTAATTCGAACCCTAGCACGCCTTCGATTGGAGTTATCTCGCCGCCGCTGGAGCCGCAGATGGTGGTTAAGTCCACCAAGCGCGCTTGCATTGTTGGCGTCGCGCTGGATTGCTACTACAAGCAGATCTCGCAGATGCCGAGTTGGTCAAAGCTTGACTTATGCAATTTTGCCGCTGTTTGGGCGGGCTTGGATTGCCCCTGCACTTCAGAGTTCGACGGAAAACCAGAGAATTTTGTGGAGAAGAATGATGAGCGCCGTGAGAACGGATTTGGGGATGATATTAGGGTTGAACCAGACGAGATTGCTCATGTGGTGGTGGAGAGAGTTAAGAATTTAGAAATCGAAAACGGTAATTCAGCAGAAATCGATGAAGAGGACTTTAGAATTCCGCTGCCATGGGAATTGTTACAGCCAGTTTTGAGAATTTTGGGGCATTGTTTGCTGGGGCCTTTGAATGCTGATGAGGTGAAGGATGCAGCGTCTGTTGCTGTGCGGCGCCTATATGCTAGGGCTTCACATGATCTGGCCCCGCGAGCAATTCTAGCTACAAGGAGTTTGATCCAGCTTGATAAGGGGACGCGTGAAGCTGCCAATGCGGCAGCTGCAGCAGCTGCCAATGGTACTGGTTCGAATGTTAACACTCCCAGTAAGGCTAAGAAACCCGAGATGCTTTTAGTTTCCAAGTGA
- the LOC121805725 gene encoding chlorophyll a-b binding protein CP24 10A, chloroplastic-like, whose translation MASSTSAALVNGLGSAFFTGGKKSQALFSAPLATRANGGAAPKRSIAVAAAAPKKSWLPGVRGGGNLVDPEWLDGSLPGDYGFDPLGLGKDPAFLKWYREAELIHGRWAMAAVLGIFVGQAWSGIPWFEAGAAPGAVAPFSFGTLLGTQLLLMGWVESKRWVDFFNPESQSVEWATPWSRTSENFANATGEQGYPGGKFFDPLGFAGTLKDGDYIPDEEKLDRLKLAEIKHARIAMLAMLIFYFEAGQGKTPLGALGL comes from the exons ATGGCTTCTTCCACTTCAGCTGCATTGGTAAATGGGTTGGGATCTGCCTTCTTCACCGGTGGCAAGAAGAGCCAGGCTCTCTTCTCCGCCCCCCTCGCCACCAGAGCCAACGGTGGCGCCGCCCCCAAGAGGTCTATCGCCGTGGCCGCCGCTGCCCCTAAGAAGTCTTGGCTACCTGGCGTCAGGGGTGGCGGCAACTTGGTCGACCCTGAATGGCTTGATGGCTC GCTCCCTGGTGACTACGGCTTCGACCCGCTCGGGCTGGGGAAGGACCCAGCGTTCTTGAAATGGTACCGGGAGGCGGAACTGATCCACGGCAGGTGGGCCATGGCGGCAGTCCTAGGCATCTTCGTGGGACAGGCATGGAGCGGCATCCCGTGGTTCGAGGCCGGGGCTGCACCTGGGGCAGTGGCGCCTTTCTCGTTCGGGACCCTGCTAGGGACCCAACTCCTGTTGATGGGGTGGGTGGAGAGCAAGAGGTGGGTGGACTTCTTCAACCCGGAGTCCCAGTCGGTGGAATGGGCAACCCCGTGGTCGAGGACCTCAGAGAACTTCGCCAACGCCACTGGCGAGCAGGGCTACCCGGGCGGGAAGTTCTTTGACCCGCTTGGGTTCGCCGGGACACTTAAGGATGGGGATTACATCCCCGACGAGGAGAAGCTCGACAGATTGAAGCTCGCGGAGATCAAGCATGCGAGGATCGCGATGCTTGCGATGCTCATCTTCTACTTTGAGGCTGGACAAGGGAAGACACCCCTTGGAGCCCTTGGCTTGTAA